A region of Massilia sp. WG5 DNA encodes the following proteins:
- a CDS encoding dienelactone hydrolase family protein: protein MNAKALIHIQHEDIGMEGMLELPHEALGIVLFAHGSGSSRLSPRNNYVARVLREANIGTLLLDLLSTEEEADPHHRFDIALLTLRLRTAARWLAHEPATAHLPLGLFGASTGAAAALRLAGEPHLGEPYLGHLTPDRPYPHAPYPSIAAVVSRGGRPDLAGISALHGVTAPTLLIVGGKDGDVIDLNRQAFAQLHCPRELAIIPGATHLFEEPGALEEVARLASVWFRGCFARDTG from the coding sequence ATGAATGCCAAGGCGCTGATCCATATCCAGCACGAGGACATCGGCATGGAAGGCATGCTGGAGCTGCCGCACGAGGCGCTCGGCATCGTCCTGTTTGCGCACGGCAGCGGCAGCAGCCGGCTCAGCCCGCGCAACAACTATGTCGCGCGCGTCCTGCGCGAGGCGAACATCGGCACCCTGCTGCTGGACCTGCTCAGCACCGAAGAAGAAGCCGATCCCCACCACCGTTTCGACATCGCCCTGCTGACCCTGCGCCTGCGCACTGCAGCGCGCTGGCTGGCGCACGAGCCGGCAACGGCGCATCTGCCGCTGGGCCTGTTCGGGGCCAGCACCGGCGCCGCCGCCGCGCTGCGGCTGGCGGGCGAGCCGCACCTGGGCGAACCCTACCTCGGCCACCTGACCCCCGACCGGCCGTATCCGCATGCGCCGTATCCGTCGATCGCCGCCGTGGTCTCGCGCGGCGGCCGGCCCGACCTGGCCGGGATCTCGGCCCTGCATGGCGTGACCGCGCCGACCCTCCTGATCGTGGGCGGCAAGGACGGCGACGTGATCGACCTGAACCGGCAAGCCTTCGCCCAGCTGCATTGCCCGCGCGAGCTGGCGATCATCCCCGGCGCCACCCACCTGTTCGAAGAACCGGGCGCGCTGGAAGAAGTGGCGCGGCTGGCCAGTGTCTGGTTCCGCGGGTGCTTTGCCCGCGATACGGGATGA
- a CDS encoding CapA family protein has product MNSRAAGLRLLFGGDVMLGRLAGDALLREGVDYPLGAVSTLLRGADLAIANLECAICEPAERWHGAPKAYYFRAPPPAGQALENAGIGLLSLANNHILDYDVQGLLDTVRILDAHGIAHTGAGVGLAAALAPAIVERQGVRIGMAAFCDHQDDFAATLEHPGMAWLGLHDEAAAIDAFARALAPLRAQGVRWPILSLHWGPNMASEPSAQQRRLARAAIDVGWKIVYGHSAHVFQGVELYEGCPILYAAGDLVDDYAPDPAFRNDHQLLFELELREDALERIVMHPLFIRQCRVFPANSAQRGWIAERMRGLCKELGTAADIEGDRLVITPRMEKPHE; this is encoded by the coding sequence ATGAATTCCCGCGCCGCCGGGCTGCGCCTGCTGTTCGGCGGCGACGTGATGCTCGGGCGCCTGGCCGGCGACGCGCTGCTGCGCGAGGGCGTCGACTATCCGCTGGGCGCCGTGTCTACCCTGCTGCGCGGCGCCGACCTCGCCATCGCCAACCTCGAATGCGCGATCTGCGAGCCGGCCGAGCGCTGGCACGGCGCCCCCAAAGCCTATTATTTCCGCGCCCCGCCGCCGGCCGGCCAGGCGCTCGAGAATGCCGGCATCGGGCTGCTCAGCCTGGCCAACAACCACATCCTCGACTACGACGTGCAGGGACTATTGGATACCGTGCGCATCCTCGATGCGCACGGTATCGCGCATACCGGTGCGGGCGTCGGCCTGGCCGCCGCGCTGGCGCCGGCCATCGTCGAGAGGCAGGGCGTGCGGATCGGCATGGCGGCTTTCTGCGACCACCAGGACGACTTCGCCGCCACGCTTGAGCATCCCGGCATGGCCTGGCTCGGCCTGCACGACGAAGCCGCCGCCATCGACGCCTTCGCGCGTGCGCTCGCGCCGCTGCGCGCGCAGGGCGTGCGCTGGCCCATCCTGTCGCTGCACTGGGGGCCGAACATGGCCAGCGAACCGTCGGCGCAGCAGCGGCGCCTGGCCCGGGCGGCGATCGATGTGGGGTGGAAGATCGTGTACGGGCACAGCGCGCACGTGTTCCAGGGCGTCGAGCTGTACGAGGGCTGCCCGATCCTGTATGCGGCGGGCGACCTGGTCGACGATTACGCGCCGGATCCGGCGTTTCGCAACGACCATCAACTGCTGTTCGAACTGGAACTGAGGGAGGATGCGCTGGAGCGGATCGTGATGCACCCGCTGTTCATCCGGCAGTGCCGGGTGTTCCCGGCAAACAGTGCGCAGCGGGGCTGGATCGCCGAGCGGATGCGCGGCTTGTGTAAAGAGCTGGGGACCGCGGCCGACATCGAAGGCGATCGCCTGGTGATCACGCCGCGGATGGAGAAGCCGCACGAATGA